A region from the Bradyrhizobium erythrophlei genome encodes:
- a CDS encoding acyl-CoA synthetase: MSGKENQYNIGLDKTPANYVPLTPLSFLARSAVVYPDHLSAVYEGRSFTWSETYARCRRFASYLAGHGIGTGDTVAAMLPNIPAMNEVHFAVPMAGAVLNALNIRLDAPSIAFQLDHGGAKIILVDPEFTGVISEALTLMKGPKPLVIDVDDAAFPGGKRIGAIEYEHTLSQGDEGFVAKLPEDEWDAIALGYTSGTTGNPKGVVTHHRGAYLNAVSNILAANLGQHPVYLWTLPMFHCNGWCFPWTIAASAGVNVCLRKVDPGKIFELIKKHGVTHMAGAPIVYNTLINAPDAPKGGAARRVVGLIAGAAPPVAVLEGAESIGIKLTHVYGLTEVYGPASVCAEQPGWDDLPADQRARLKRRQGVPYPLQEAVTVIDSETMQEVPRDSETIGEVMFRGNIVMKGYLKNEKATREAFAGGWFHTGDLGVLDEHGYVIIKDRSKDIIISGGENISSVEVEDVLYKHPAVLFAAVVAKPDGKWGEVPCAFVELKEGAQTTEAEIIAFCRNQMSGFKTPKAVVFGPIPKTSTGKIQKFILRNQVDSAKAISA; this comes from the coding sequence ATGAGTGGGAAAGAGAACCAATACAATATCGGATTGGACAAGACGCCCGCCAATTACGTGCCGCTGACGCCCTTGAGTTTCCTGGCGCGCAGCGCCGTCGTCTACCCCGACCATCTCAGCGCCGTCTACGAGGGCCGCAGCTTTACGTGGTCCGAAACCTATGCGCGCTGCCGGCGCTTTGCGTCATATCTCGCGGGTCACGGCATCGGCACCGGTGACACGGTCGCCGCGATGCTGCCGAATATCCCTGCGATGAACGAAGTCCATTTCGCGGTGCCGATGGCGGGCGCCGTGCTCAACGCGCTCAACATCCGGCTCGACGCTCCCTCCATTGCCTTCCAGCTCGATCACGGCGGCGCCAAGATCATTCTGGTCGATCCGGAATTCACCGGCGTGATTTCGGAAGCGTTGACACTGATGAAAGGCCCAAAACCGCTCGTCATCGACGTCGACGATGCGGCTTTCCCAGGCGGCAAGCGGATCGGCGCGATCGAATATGAGCACACGCTCTCGCAAGGCGATGAAGGCTTCGTTGCGAAATTGCCGGAAGACGAATGGGACGCCATCGCGCTCGGCTACACTTCGGGCACCACGGGTAATCCCAAAGGCGTGGTGACACACCACCGGGGCGCCTACCTCAACGCCGTGAGCAATATCCTAGCCGCCAATCTCGGCCAGCATCCGGTCTATCTCTGGACCCTGCCGATGTTCCATTGCAACGGCTGGTGCTTCCCTTGGACCATCGCGGCGTCGGCGGGCGTCAATGTCTGCCTGCGCAAGGTCGACCCCGGCAAGATCTTCGAGCTGATCAAAAAGCACGGCGTCACCCACATGGCCGGCGCGCCGATCGTCTACAACACCCTGATCAATGCGCCGGATGCGCCGAAAGGCGGCGCCGCACGGCGCGTCGTCGGATTGATCGCCGGCGCCGCACCCCCGGTCGCCGTGCTCGAAGGCGCCGAAAGCATCGGTATCAAGCTCACCCATGTCTACGGACTGACCGAGGTGTATGGACCGGCGTCGGTCTGTGCGGAGCAGCCGGGCTGGGACGATCTGCCCGCCGATCAACGCGCGCGGCTGAAACGCCGGCAGGGGGTGCCCTACCCGCTGCAGGAAGCCGTCACCGTGATCGATTCCGAGACCATGCAGGAGGTGCCGCGCGACAGCGAGACCATCGGCGAGGTGATGTTCCGCGGCAATATCGTGATGAAGGGGTATTTGAAGAACGAGAAGGCCACCCGGGAAGCCTTCGCCGGCGGCTGGTTTCACACCGGCGACCTCGGCGTGCTCGACGAGCACGGCTATGTCATCATCAAGGACCGCTCCAAGGACATCATCATTTCCGGCGGCGAAAACATCTCTTCTGTCGAGGTCGAGGACGTACTCTACAAGCATCCCGCCGTGCTCTTCGCGGCGGTGGTGGCAAAGCCGGACGGCAAATGGGGCGAGGTGCCGTGCGCGTTCGTCGAACTAAAGGAAGGCGCGCAGACGACCGAAGCCGAGATCATCGCCTTCTGCCGCAACCAGATGTCGGGGTTCAAGACGCCGAAGGCGGTGGTATTCGGGCCTATTCCGAAGACATCGACCGGCAAAATTCAAAAATTCATCCTGCGCAACCAGGTGGATTCGGCGAAGGCGATCTCGGCTTGA